A window of Apium graveolens cultivar Ventura chromosome 8, ASM990537v1, whole genome shotgun sequence contains these coding sequences:
- the LOC141678813 gene encoding uncharacterized protein LOC141678813 — protein METDSKEHEKDPSLTMTPAVGKDSPLTTTLASEKDSYLKTAPALEQDSSLTVNQASEKDPSLTTIAVSEKDLLLATHPSEKNTFLTTTQALESDASSTTQVSEDVQSSTSQELTQTSENGPSSIRTQVLEKDPSLTTTQALDKDPSLKTTQANDPSSITTQASKKVSSLTTPTPEKDPYLTVNASEEDPSSTTQVSEDDPSSTTTQASEKNASSITTQGLKNYPSLTETQALENNLSSKTTQGFLKVSSLEIAPMSEKDPPMTVNQASEKDPSLATTPGSEKYLSLTIQPSEKDSFLTIQASQNDLFLTTAQESVNDPFSTTQVSKEDPSMTTSQASDKDPSSKTTQVSKKDSSSTTTRMLKNDPSLTRKISRLPSDVSSLSLPPSGPVHRRTKSEVLSGSGNRRGIAFQKWKSHVQKAFKWGKDASNVYNFNPEILADQKRQWYRLHSGSSDLIYNEPSSIFEHFVIAGLHPNINLEVVETAYARLKKWESHNEKKEAPDPKTMQQLEPPSLEPEILFEYPPGKRLPMSQKDLAAFCFPNSVKARVLERTPSLSELNEIVFGQEHLSTDDLSFVFSLKAADNSTLYGVCLLVKEIVQRPPTSRTMLGASTPDSRSYEGRSRVLTSAPRCYCVLTRAPFFELHYEMLKSIVTQERLTRITQFVNYASLHDYAPAVSRSNDQKENDDPLEEDCSTDWMATAIPIDNAVALTAASVGIVSDDELFSSSSKGEHRSSESTSTETSEHSHIPEIVNESGKNLQSLDDNTSDASETLRDELDVEQKSEVVTCANPRMYVMDLANSESLISSVSSMDEDEKLSCSNGKVSREDALLERAKENNNSLLQIVYSFYSTHFPERGEGITFKPLEHLQTVEYQRPSVFALKQTEKHLNHTKWDKLSALEGNKRLAAAEEAAALSIWTTAAICRALSLENILTLLTGVLLEKQVLFVCPNLGVLSATVLSIIPIIRPFQWQSLFLPVLPGKMKDFLDAPVPFIVGMQHVPTDFKLKRSNLVHVDVAKDQVKSCKLPALPDYKDLISELGPIYFKMSKQQAIAKKRPVYNYNETEAEAAGQFLAVLRRYLYSLCTDLRSHTITSVRANNDRVSILLKDSFLASFPSRDQLFMKLFLDTQLFSVSCDSYLSNFEH, from the exons ATGGAAACAGACTCAAAAGAGCATGAGAAAGATCCATCTTTGACGATGACTCCAGCTGTAGGGAAGGACTCGCCTTTGACAACAACTCTAGCATCAGAGAAAGATTCATATTTGAAAACAGCTCCAGCGTTAGAACAGGATTCATCTTTGACGGTAAATCAGGCATCAGAGAAGGATCCATCTTTGACAACAATTGCGGTGTCAGAGAAGGATTTATTATTGGCAACACATCCGTCAGAAAAGAATACATTTTTGACAACAACTCAGGCGTTAGAGAGTGATGCATCTTCAACAACTCAGGTGTCTGAGGATGTTCAATCTTCAACAAGTCAGGAACTAACTCAGACATCAGAGAATGGTCCATCTTCAATAAGAACTCAGGTGTTAGAGAAGGATCCATCTTTGACGACAACTCAGGCATTAGATAAGGATCCATCTTTGAAGACAACTCAGGCTAATGATCCATCTTCGATAACAACTCAGGCTTCAAAGAAGGTTTCATCTTTAACAACTCCAACGCCAGAAAAGGATCCATATTTGACAGTTAATGCATCAGAGGAGGATCCATCTTCAACAACTCAGGTGTCTGAGGATGATCCATCTTCGACAACAACTCAAGCATCTGAGAAAAATGCATCTTCAATAACAACTCAGGGGTTAAAAAATTATCCATCTTTGACGGAAACTCAGGCATTAGAGAATAATCTATCTTCGAAAACAACTCAGGGTTTTCTAAAGGTTTCATCTTTGGAAATAGCTCCGATGTCAGAAAAGGATCCACCTATGACAGTTAATCAGGCATCGGAGAAGGATCCATCTTTGGCAACAACTCCCGGGTCAGAGAAGTATCTATCTTTGACAATTCAGCCATCAGAAAAGGATTCATTTTTGACCATTCAGGCATCACAGAATGATTTATTTTTGACAACAGCTCAGGAATCAGTGAATGATCCATTTTCAACAACTCAGGTGTCAAAGGAGGATCCCTCAATGACAACAAGTCAGGCGTCAGACAAGGATCCATCTTCGAAGACAACTCAGGTGTCAAAGAAGGATTCATCTTCGACAACAACTCGGATGTTAAAGAATGATCCATCTTTGACAAGGAAGATATCAAGACTACCAAGTGATGTGAGCAGTTTAAGCCTACCACCATCAGGACCAGTTCACAGGCGTACAAAGAGTGAGGTATTATCTGGTAGTGGGAACAGGCGTGGGATTGCTTTCCAGAAATGGAAATCTCATGTTCAAAAGGCTTTCAAATGGGGTAAAGATGCAAGCAACGTTTATAATTTTAATCCTGAAATTTTGGCTGACCAAAAGCGGCAATGGTATCGGCTTCATTCAGGTTCCTCG GACTTGATATATAATGAACCTAGCTCCATTTTTGAGCACTTCGTAATTGCTGGTCTTCATCCAAATATTAATCTTGAGGTTGTGGAAACCGCATATGCCAGACTGAAAAAGTGGGAATCACACAATGAAAAGAAGGAGGCGCCTGATCCTAAGACGATGCAGCAATTGGAGCCTCCATCACTGGAACCTGAG ATTTTGTTTGAGTATCCTCCTGGGAAGAGATTACCCATGAGTCAAAAAGACTTAGCAGCTTTTTGCTTTCCCAACAGTGTTAAG GCACGTGTATTGGAGAGGACGCCATCGTTAAGTGAGCTGAATGAAATTGTTTTTGGACAG GAACATTTGAGCACAGATGACTTATCATTTGTATTCTCACTAAAG GCTGCAGACAATTCAACACTCTATGGTGTCTGTTTGCTTGTAAAAGAAATTGTACAGAGACCGCCTACTTCGCGCACTATGTTAGGGGCCTCAACACCTGACTCTCGTTCTTATGAAGGGCGTAGTCGTGTTTTGACTTCTGCTCCTCGCTGTTACTGTGTGTTAACAAGAGCGCCTTTCTTTGAATTACATTATGAGATGCTAAAAAG TATAGTTACACAAGAGAGACTGACCCGGATAACTCAGTTTGTTAATTATGCGAGTCTTCATGATTATGCCCCAGCAGTATCCAGGTCTAATGATCAAAAGGAGAATGATGATCCTCTTGAAGAGGATTGTTCCACTGACTGGATGGCTACTGCAATACCTATTGATAATGCTGTAGCCCTCACTGCTGCTTCTGTGGGTATTGTTTCAGATGATGAGTTATTCTCGTCCTCATCCAAAGGGGAACATCGCTCTTCAGAGAGCACTTCTACTGAGACTTCAGAGCATAGTCATATCCCGGAAatagttaatgaaagtggaaaGAATTTGCAGAGTCTTGATGATAACACCTCCGACGCATCAGAAACTCTCCGTGATGAATTGGATGTTGAACAAAAGTCGGAGGTTGTAACATGTGCCAATCCTAGGATGTATGTGATGGATCTTGCAAATTCTGAATCCTTGATCAG TTCAGTAAGCTCCATGGATGAAGATGAAAAACTAAGTTGCAGCAATGGCAAAGTTTCTAGAGAAGATGCTTTATTGGAACGGGCCAAG GAGAACAATAATTCTCTTCTTCAGATTGTATACAGCTTTTATTCTACACATTTTCCTGAAAGAGGAGAGGGAATAACTTTTAAACCGCTCGAACATCTACAAACGGTCGAATATCAAAGACCTTCTGTTTTTGCTCTCAAACAAACTGAGAAGCATTTAAATCATACAAAATGGGACAAGTTAAGTGCTTTAGAG GGTAATAAGAGGTTAGCTGCTGCTGAGGAAGCTGCTGCACTCTCAATATGGACAACTGCTGCAATTTGTCGAGCTCTTTCTCTTGAAAAT ATTTTGACCTTGCTGACAGGGGTATTACTTGAAAAACAAGTATTGTTTGTCTGTCCAAACCTG GGAGTTCTATCAGCTACGGTCTTATCTATAATTCCTATAATCCGACCTTTTCAATGGCAAAGCTTATTTCTTCCA GTTCTTCCAGGAAAGATGAAAGATTTCCTTGATGCTCCTGTTCCTTTTATT GTTGGAATGCAGCACGTGCCAACTGACTTCAAGTTGAAAAGATCAAATCTCGTTCACGTTGATGTGGCCAAAGACCAG GTGAAGTCATGCAAGTTACCTGCACTTCCAGATTATAAAGATCTTATTTCTGAACTTGGGCCAATCTATTTTAAAATGTCAAAGCAACAAGCAATTGCTAAAAAGCGCCCAGTGTACAATTACAATGAAACGGAG GCTGAAGCTGCTGGACAATTTCTGGCTGTCTTGAGGCGCTACTTGTACTCACTTTGTACGGATTTGAGATCTCATACAATCACTAGTGTACGGGCAAACAATGACAGG GTTTCTATTCTTTTGAAGGATAGTTTTCTTGCTTCCTTTCCCAGTAGAGACCAGTTGTTCATGAAG CTATTCTTGGACACGCAACTCTTCTCGGTATCATGCGACTCTTATCTGTCAAATTTCGAGCACTGA
- the LOC141678814 gene encoding uncharacterized protein LOC141678814 isoform X1 — MGLSQFLPRATSTLQKSNLFIQNPKKNLFHSHKISRNFTTTHETSLKPHQLTDANTQNPDQKSPQIIQESEKIIKIVMTHHQNNKDSNFDSALDSVNVKLSPLLVLEVLKRLNNAGVLALNFFKWAEKKSGFKHTTETYNSLIESLGRIRQFKMIWVLVNEMKQKGVLSKETFLMISRRYSRVKKVKEAVEVFERMERFGFKAELCDYNRLLDCLCKAGNVERAHELFDKWKKRTIEADVKTYTILLEGWGKEQNLLRLNEVFREMKSDGLKPDVVTYGIVIHAYCKAKKIDEAIELFREMERSGVKGTPHTYCTLINGLGNEKRLTEALEFFEMSKESGLVPEAPTYNAVVGAFCWSMQMYDAYRMVDEMRKCGIGPNSRTYDIILYHLVKARRVEEAYDIFQKMSNEPLCKPVLSTYEIIVRMFCNEGRLDMAISIWDQMKANGVLPGMHMYSTLINSLCHENKLDDACQFFQEMMDMGIRPPVHMFSNLKDSLLENGRKGTVLDLIQKLDNLRNTQLVHN, encoded by the exons ATGGGTTTATCTCAGTTCCTCCCTCGTGCAACAAGCACACTCCAAAAATCAAATCTTTTCATTCAAAACCCCAAAAAAAACCTGTTTCATTCCCACAAAATCTCAAGAAACTTCACAACAACCCATGAAACTTCACTAAAACCCCACCAACTCACTGATGCAAACACCCAAAACCCAGATCAAAAAAGCCCCCAAATCATTCAAGAATCAGAAAAAATCATCAAAATAGTAATGACCCATCATCAAAACAATAAAGATTCAAACTTTGACAGTGCCTTAGACTCAGTTAATGTAAAGTTATCACCTTTATTAGTTCTTGAGGTCTTGAAGAGACTTAACAATGCTGGTGTCTTAGCTTTGAATTTCTTTAAATGGGCTGAAAAGAAAAGTGGGTTTAAACATACAACAGAGACTTATAATAGTTTGATTGAATCTTTAGGGAGAATTAGGCAGTTTAAGATGATTTGGGTTCTTGTTAATGAGATGAAACAAAAAGGGGTTTTGAGTAAAGAAACATTCTTGATGATCTCGAGACGATATTCGAGAGTTAAGAAGGTTAAAGAAGCTGTGGAAGTGTTTGAGAGGATGGAAAGATTTGGGTTTAAGGCCGAATTGTGTGATTATAATAGGTTGCTTGATTGTTTGTGTAAGGCTGGTAATGTGGAAAGAGCACATGAGTTGTTTGATAAGTGGAAGAAGAGAACGATTGAGGCGGATGTTAAGACGTATACGATTTTGTTGGAAGGGTGGGGAAAGGAGCAGAATTTGTTGAGATTGAATGAGGTTTTTAGGGAGATGAAGAGTGATGGGCTTAAGCCTGATGTTGTGACTTATGGGATTGTTATTCATGCGTATTGTAAGGCGAAAAAGATTGATGAAGCAATTGAATTGTTTCGTGAAATGGAGAGGAGTGGTGTTAAGGGTACGCCTCATACGTATTGTACTTTGATTAATGGATTGGGGAATGAGAAGCGGTTGACTGAGGCTCTTGAGTTTTTTGAAATGTCGAAGGAGAGTGGTTTGGTTCCAGAAGCGCCTACTTATAATGCTGTTGTGGGGGCGTTTTGTTGGTCTATGCAAATGTATGATGCGTATAGGATGGTTGATGAGATGAGGAAATGTGGGATTGGTCCTAATTCTCGAACTTATGATATCATTCTATATCATCTTGTTAAGGCGCGGAGGGTAGAAGAGGCTTATGATATTTTTCAGAAAATGAGTAATGAGCCACTCTGTAAGCCGGTACTGAGTACATATGAGATTATTGTGAGGATGTTTTGTAATGAGGGGCGATTAGATATGGCAATCTCGATTTGGGATCAGATGAAAGCGAATGGTGTGCTTCCTGGGATGCATATGTATTCGACGCTGATTAATAGTCTATGCCATGAAAATAAGTTGGACGATGCCTGTCAATTTTTTCAAGAAATGATGGATATGGGTATTAGGCCTCCTGTGCACATGTTTAGCAATCTTAAAGAttctcttcttgaaaatggaagaaAGGGTACTGTCCTGGATTTGATTCAGAAGCTTGACAATCTACGGAACACTCAGTTG GTTCATAATTGA
- the LOC141678814 gene encoding uncharacterized protein LOC141678814 isoform X2 produces the protein MGLSQFLPRATSTLQKSNLFIQNPKKNLFHSHKISRNFTTTHETSLKPHQLTDANTQNPDQKSPQIIQESEKIIKIVMTHHQNNKDSNFDSALDSVNVKLSPLLVLEVLKRLNNAGVLALNFFKWAEKKSGFKHTTETYNSLIESLGRIRQFKMIWVLVNEMKQKGVLSKETFLMISRRYSRVKKVKEAVEVFERMERFGFKAELCDYNRLLDCLCKAGNVERAHELFDKWKKRTIEADVKTYTILLEGWGKEQNLLRLNEVFREMKSDGLKPDVVTYGIVIHAYCKAKKIDEAIELFREMERSGVKGTPHTYCTLINGLGNEKRLTEALEFFEMSKESGLVPEAPTYNAVVGAFCWSMQMYDAYRMVDEMRKCGIGPNSRTYDIILYHLVKARRVEEAYDIFQKMSNEPLCKPVLSTYEIIVRMFCNEGRLDMAISIWDQMKANGVLPGMHMYSTLINSLCHENKLDDACQFFQEMMDMGIRPPVHMFSNLKDSLLENGRKGTVLDLIQKLDNLRNTQLVS, from the coding sequence ATGGGTTTATCTCAGTTCCTCCCTCGTGCAACAAGCACACTCCAAAAATCAAATCTTTTCATTCAAAACCCCAAAAAAAACCTGTTTCATTCCCACAAAATCTCAAGAAACTTCACAACAACCCATGAAACTTCACTAAAACCCCACCAACTCACTGATGCAAACACCCAAAACCCAGATCAAAAAAGCCCCCAAATCATTCAAGAATCAGAAAAAATCATCAAAATAGTAATGACCCATCATCAAAACAATAAAGATTCAAACTTTGACAGTGCCTTAGACTCAGTTAATGTAAAGTTATCACCTTTATTAGTTCTTGAGGTCTTGAAGAGACTTAACAATGCTGGTGTCTTAGCTTTGAATTTCTTTAAATGGGCTGAAAAGAAAAGTGGGTTTAAACATACAACAGAGACTTATAATAGTTTGATTGAATCTTTAGGGAGAATTAGGCAGTTTAAGATGATTTGGGTTCTTGTTAATGAGATGAAACAAAAAGGGGTTTTGAGTAAAGAAACATTCTTGATGATCTCGAGACGATATTCGAGAGTTAAGAAGGTTAAAGAAGCTGTGGAAGTGTTTGAGAGGATGGAAAGATTTGGGTTTAAGGCCGAATTGTGTGATTATAATAGGTTGCTTGATTGTTTGTGTAAGGCTGGTAATGTGGAAAGAGCACATGAGTTGTTTGATAAGTGGAAGAAGAGAACGATTGAGGCGGATGTTAAGACGTATACGATTTTGTTGGAAGGGTGGGGAAAGGAGCAGAATTTGTTGAGATTGAATGAGGTTTTTAGGGAGATGAAGAGTGATGGGCTTAAGCCTGATGTTGTGACTTATGGGATTGTTATTCATGCGTATTGTAAGGCGAAAAAGATTGATGAAGCAATTGAATTGTTTCGTGAAATGGAGAGGAGTGGTGTTAAGGGTACGCCTCATACGTATTGTACTTTGATTAATGGATTGGGGAATGAGAAGCGGTTGACTGAGGCTCTTGAGTTTTTTGAAATGTCGAAGGAGAGTGGTTTGGTTCCAGAAGCGCCTACTTATAATGCTGTTGTGGGGGCGTTTTGTTGGTCTATGCAAATGTATGATGCGTATAGGATGGTTGATGAGATGAGGAAATGTGGGATTGGTCCTAATTCTCGAACTTATGATATCATTCTATATCATCTTGTTAAGGCGCGGAGGGTAGAAGAGGCTTATGATATTTTTCAGAAAATGAGTAATGAGCCACTCTGTAAGCCGGTACTGAGTACATATGAGATTATTGTGAGGATGTTTTGTAATGAGGGGCGATTAGATATGGCAATCTCGATTTGGGATCAGATGAAAGCGAATGGTGTGCTTCCTGGGATGCATATGTATTCGACGCTGATTAATAGTCTATGCCATGAAAATAAGTTGGACGATGCCTGTCAATTTTTTCAAGAAATGATGGATATGGGTATTAGGCCTCCTGTGCACATGTTTAGCAATCTTAAAGAttctcttcttgaaaatggaagaaAGGGTACTGTCCTGGATTTGATTCAGAAGCTTGACAATCTACGGAACACTCAGTTGGTTAGTTAA